From a single Chitinophaga sp. Cy-1792 genomic region:
- the clpX gene encoding ATP-dependent Clp protease ATP-binding subunit ClpX translates to MKESKIRCSFCNRSKEEVQILIAGAEGHICENCVANAQEIIDQELFAPGKKPVATPASQFAPKVSKPMEIKKFLDEYVIGQDDAKKILAVAVYNHYKRLNQQVDEDEVEIEKSNIIMVGETGTGKTLLAKSIAKLLNVPFTIVDATVFTEAGYVGEDVESILSRLLQVCNYDVEAAERGIVYIDEIDKIARKNDNPSITRDVSGEGVQQGLLKLLEGTEVLVPPQGGRKHPEQKLIKLNTQNILFICGGAFDGVERIISRRVQTHSIGFNVNKEKEEESRKQILRYINSQDLKSFGLIPELLGRLPVVTYLNSLDRDTLKAILTQPRNALVKQYKKLFKVENIDLIVEEDAVDYIVDKAMEYKLGARGLRSICEVVLSDAMFELPSANETTFTLTREYAENKLEKSTLVKLKVA, encoded by the coding sequence ATGAAAGAATCGAAAATTCGTTGTTCCTTCTGCAACCGCTCCAAAGAAGAAGTACAGATACTGATTGCAGGCGCAGAGGGACACATCTGTGAAAACTGTGTAGCCAATGCACAGGAAATTATTGACCAGGAGCTGTTCGCTCCAGGCAAAAAACCCGTGGCTACTCCTGCTTCACAATTCGCCCCTAAGGTTTCCAAACCTATGGAAATCAAAAAATTCCTGGATGAATATGTGATCGGTCAGGATGATGCCAAAAAAATCCTCGCCGTAGCGGTATACAACCACTACAAACGCCTCAATCAGCAAGTTGATGAGGATGAAGTGGAAATCGAAAAATCAAACATCATCATGGTGGGTGAAACCGGTACAGGTAAAACCCTCCTCGCTAAATCCATAGCCAAACTGCTCAACGTTCCTTTCACCATCGTAGATGCTACCGTATTCACCGAAGCAGGTTACGTAGGAGAAGACGTAGAAAGTATCCTCAGCCGTTTGCTGCAGGTATGTAACTATGACGTAGAAGCAGCAGAACGCGGTATCGTTTACATCGATGAGATCGATAAAATCGCCCGTAAAAACGATAACCCTTCCATCACCCGTGATGTAAGCGGTGAAGGCGTGCAACAAGGCCTCCTCAAACTGCTGGAAGGTACCGAAGTACTGGTTCCTCCTCAGGGCGGCCGTAAACACCCTGAACAGAAACTGATCAAACTGAACACCCAGAATATCCTCTTTATCTGCGGCGGCGCATTCGACGGCGTAGAAAGAATCATCAGCAGAAGAGTACAAACACACTCTATCGGCTTCAATGTGAATAAAGAGAAAGAAGAAGAAAGCAGAAAACAGATCCTCCGTTACATCAACTCCCAGGACCTCAAATCATTTGGTCTGATCCCTGAATTACTGGGCCGTCTGCCGGTGGTGACTTATCTGAATTCGCTCGACAGAGATACCCTGAAAGCTATTCTTACCCAACCTAGGAATGCACTGGTAAAACAGTACAAAAAGCTCTTCAAGGTAGAAAACATCGATCTGATCGTGGAAGAAGATGCGGTTGACTATATCGTTGACAAAGCAATGGAATACAAGCTGGGCGCACGTGGCCTCCGCTCCATCTGCGAAGTTGTACTCAGCGATGCTATGTTCGAACTGCCTTCTGCCAACGAAACAACCTTCACCTTAACCAGGGAATACGCAGAAAATAAACTGGAAAAATCCACACTGGTTAAATTGAAAGTGGCTTAA
- a CDS encoding acyl-CoA dehydrogenase family protein yields the protein MNFEPTEEQQQIAQTIRDFGKKAIQPYVLEWDESQEFPVALFKELGKLGLMGVLVPEQYGGSGLGYLEYVTVVSEIARFCGAIGLSVAAHNSLCTGHILQFANESQKQRWLPKLATAEWIGAWGLTEPNTGSDAMNMKCVAKQDGSDWIIDGTKCWITHGKSCDIAVVIARTGSVRDSHGMTAFVVEKGTPGFSGGKKENKLGMRASETAEMVFTNCRIPAENVLGEVGEGFIQSMKVLDGGRISIAALSLGIAKGARDAALKYAKERYQFDQPIANFQGISFKLADMATEIEAAELLTLQAADMKNRKVKMTQQAAMAKYYASEVAVRVANDAVQIFGGYGYTKDFPVEKFYRDAKLCTIGEGTSEIQKIVIAREALR from the coding sequence ATGAATTTTGAGCCCACTGAAGAACAACAACAGATCGCACAGACTATCAGGGATTTCGGAAAGAAAGCCATACAGCCCTATGTGCTGGAATGGGATGAAAGCCAGGAATTTCCGGTAGCATTATTCAAAGAGCTTGGTAAACTGGGCCTGATGGGCGTATTAGTACCAGAGCAGTATGGAGGTAGCGGCTTAGGCTACCTGGAATATGTAACCGTAGTAAGTGAGATAGCCCGTTTTTGCGGTGCTATTGGTTTAAGTGTGGCGGCACATAATTCATTGTGTACCGGCCATATCCTGCAATTTGCCAACGAATCACAAAAGCAGCGCTGGCTGCCTAAACTGGCCACCGCCGAATGGATCGGTGCATGGGGACTAACAGAGCCCAACACAGGCTCCGATGCCATGAACATGAAATGCGTAGCTAAACAGGATGGCAGCGATTGGATTATCGATGGTACAAAATGCTGGATTACGCACGGTAAAAGCTGCGATATTGCCGTGGTGATAGCCAGAACAGGCTCGGTAAGAGATAGCCACGGGATGACCGCCTTTGTAGTCGAAAAAGGTACGCCGGGTTTCAGCGGAGGAAAGAAAGAAAACAAACTGGGCATGAGAGCCTCAGAAACTGCTGAAATGGTATTCACCAACTGCCGGATTCCTGCGGAGAATGTACTCGGCGAAGTAGGAGAGGGCTTTATCCAATCTATGAAAGTGCTGGACGGTGGCCGTATCTCTATTGCCGCGTTATCATTGGGTATTGCCAAAGGAGCCAGGGATGCTGCGCTGAAGTATGCAAAAGAACGTTATCAGTTTGATCAGCCAATTGCAAATTTCCAGGGTATTTCCTTTAAGCTGGCAGACATGGCTACCGAAATTGAGGCCGCTGAGCTGCTTACCTTACAGGCCGCCGATATGAAAAACAGGAAAGTGAAGATGACGCAGCAGGCTGCCATGGCTAAATACTACGCTTCAGAAGTGGCGGTAAGGGTAGCTAACGATGCCGTACAGATTTTTGGTGGTTACGGCTATACAAAGGACTTTCCCGTAGAGAAATTTTACCGCGATGCTAAACTTTGTACAATCGGTGAAGGAACCTCAGAGATTCAGAAAATAGTGATCGCAAGGGAAGCTTTGCGATAA
- a CDS encoding MBL fold metallo-hydrolase: MKVTFLGTGTSQGVPVIACGCEVCSSANHKDKRLRSSIMISSPAGNIVVDTTPDFRYQMLREKVQHLEAVLITHSHKDHIAGMDDIRAFNYFQQSPIDIYATDFSQNVIMREFAYAFADYKYPGIPEINLRAIDDEPFEVNGLKIIPIQVMHYKMPVTGFRIHDFTYITDANSIAPEEKDKIRGSKVMVVNALRREKHISHFTLDEAVALGQELEIPQVFFTHISHQLGLHDEVMKELPAGMALAYDGLSIEI, encoded by the coding sequence ATGAAAGTAACTTTTCTAGGGACCGGAACATCGCAGGGAGTACCTGTAATCGCCTGTGGCTGTGAGGTGTGCAGTTCTGCCAATCACAAAGACAAACGGTTGCGCAGCAGTATTATGATCTCTTCACCTGCCGGTAATATTGTGGTAGATACTACACCGGATTTCCGATACCAGATGCTGCGGGAAAAGGTCCAGCACCTGGAAGCCGTCTTAATTACGCATTCTCATAAAGATCATATCGCCGGCATGGATGATATCCGTGCCTTCAATTATTTTCAGCAAAGTCCGATAGATATCTACGCGACAGATTTCTCCCAAAATGTGATCATGCGCGAGTTTGCCTATGCCTTTGCCGATTATAAATATCCTGGTATCCCCGAAATCAACCTGCGCGCCATTGATGATGAACCATTTGAAGTGAATGGCCTGAAAATCATTCCCATACAGGTGATGCACTACAAGATGCCGGTTACCGGTTTCCGTATCCACGACTTCACTTACATCACGGATGCCAATTCCATCGCACCGGAGGAGAAAGACAAGATCCGTGGCTCTAAAGTGATGGTAGTGAATGCACTACGCAGGGAAAAGCATATTTCGCATTTTACCCTCGATGAAGCCGTGGCTTTAGGGCAGGAGCTGGAGATTCCACAGGTATTTTTTACGCATATCAGCCACCAGCTGGGTTTGCATGATGAAGTAATGAAGGAATTGCCTGCAGGTATGGCGTTGGCCTATGATGGCCTGTCTATTGAGATTTAA
- a CDS encoding AGE family epimerase/isomerase, with the protein MGYKEYAALYRKNLLEDVVPFWMKNSPDKEFGGYFTCLDRSGNVFDTDKFIWLQCREVWCFSMLYNKVEQKQEWLDMAVQGAEFLQQYGRDAAGSWYFSLTRSGEPLIQPYNIFSDCFAAMAFGQLYQATGNEAYGKIATDTFYNILKRQDNPKGKYSKAFPGTRPLQNFALPMILCNLVLEMEPLLDKDLVESTIQHGVHTVMDIFYQEDTGLILENITPDGSFSDSFEGRLINPGHGLEAMWFIMDLATRNNDTALIRKATDITLSLLEYGWDKEHGGIFYFLDVKGAPPQQLEWDQKLWWVHIETMISLLKGYLHTGDERCWQWFQKVHNYAWARFPDPSNGEWFGYLNREGKPLLTLKGGKWKGCFHVPRGLYQCWKTLEEISAKYEVLSTQAK; encoded by the coding sequence ATGGGCTATAAAGAATATGCTGCATTATACCGGAAAAATCTGCTGGAAGATGTAGTACCATTCTGGATGAAAAACTCTCCTGATAAAGAATTCGGTGGATACTTCACCTGTCTGGACAGATCTGGAAATGTATTCGATACAGATAAATTCATCTGGCTGCAATGCCGTGAGGTATGGTGTTTCAGCATGTTATATAACAAAGTGGAGCAAAAGCAGGAATGGCTGGATATGGCTGTTCAGGGCGCTGAATTCCTTCAGCAATACGGCCGCGATGCCGCAGGCAGCTGGTACTTTTCCTTAACCCGCAGCGGTGAACCACTGATCCAACCTTATAATATTTTCTCTGATTGCTTTGCTGCCATGGCATTTGGCCAGCTTTACCAGGCCACCGGCAATGAAGCATATGGAAAGATCGCAACAGATACCTTTTACAATATTCTGAAAAGACAGGATAACCCTAAAGGTAAATACAGTAAAGCATTTCCGGGTACAAGACCATTGCAGAATTTCGCTTTGCCGATGATCCTCTGCAACCTGGTGCTGGAGATGGAACCGTTGCTGGATAAAGATCTTGTAGAAAGCACTATCCAGCATGGCGTTCATACGGTAATGGATATATTTTACCAGGAAGATACAGGTCTGATCCTGGAGAATATCACTCCTGATGGTAGTTTCAGCGATTCCTTTGAGGGCAGGCTGATCAATCCCGGCCATGGACTGGAAGCCATGTGGTTTATCATGGACCTTGCCACTCGTAACAACGATACTGCACTCATCAGAAAAGCGACCGATATTACATTGAGTCTCCTGGAATATGGATGGGATAAGGAACACGGCGGTATTTTCTATTTCCTGGATGTGAAAGGTGCGCCGCCTCAGCAACTGGAGTGGGACCAGAAACTCTGGTGGGTACATATCGAAACTATGATCAGTTTGCTGAAAGGCTACCTGCATACCGGCGATGAGCGCTGCTGGCAATGGTTCCAGAAAGTGCACAATTATGCCTGGGCCAGGTTCCCGGACCCCTCCAATGGCGAATGGTTTGGTTACCTCAACCGTGAGGGCAAGCCATTGCTGACGCTGAAGGGTGGCAAATGGAAAGGCTGTTTCCACGTTCCTCGCGGGTTATACCAATGCTGGAAAACACTGGAAGAGATCAGTGCCAAATATGAAGTTTTATCAACACAAGCAAAATAA
- a CDS encoding DUF1501 domain-containing protein gives MKRRDFLKQGSLAAGVAMMPSVLKAAGTSSVNLHNRNLVFVHLKGGNDGLNTVIPHADPMYRAMRPTIAVSKEEMIKVDDKWGFHPALAPLVPLYEAGQMLVMQQVGFDHTEQSHYHAAQIWQTGCLQGLADNSWIPATQSVRDFSEMEYDQGLDKIFGEINTGMAGHIYHVALDGFDTHQFQRVQHDLLLGAFSAGISSFMIRLKHSGHINNTLVIAWTEFGRSVKENIRKGTDHGASGQLYVFGSQLKRAGIEDCSVAGMLERETAKTDFREVYATIGDWLGTRHHLTPENGFRRQSWA, from the coding sequence ATGAAAAGACGCGACTTTCTAAAACAAGGTAGTCTGGCTGCCGGTGTAGCCATGATGCCTTCCGTATTAAAGGCGGCAGGTACCTCTTCCGTAAACCTCCACAACAGGAACCTTGTTTTTGTACATCTGAAAGGCGGCAACGACGGATTAAATACCGTCATTCCCCATGCGGATCCTATGTACAGGGCTATGCGGCCTACTATTGCCGTTAGTAAGGAGGAGATGATTAAAGTAGATGATAAGTGGGGATTTCATCCTGCGCTGGCACCACTGGTACCCCTATACGAAGCAGGCCAGATGCTGGTGATGCAACAGGTGGGCTTTGATCATACAGAGCAGTCGCATTATCATGCAGCGCAGATCTGGCAAACAGGCTGCCTGCAAGGCCTGGCAGACAACAGCTGGATTCCGGCTACACAGTCTGTCAGAGATTTTAGCGAAATGGAGTATGATCAGGGACTGGATAAGATTTTTGGGGAGATAAATACCGGAATGGCAGGTCATATTTACCATGTAGCCCTGGATGGATTTGATACCCATCAGTTTCAGCGGGTGCAGCATGATCTGCTGCTGGGTGCTTTCAGTGCGGGTATCAGCAGTTTCATGATTAGGTTAAAGCACAGTGGACATATTAACAATACGCTGGTAATTGCCTGGACGGAGTTTGGACGCAGTGTAAAGGAAAACATCCGTAAAGGCACTGACCACGGGGCAAGCGGGCAGCTGTATGTATTTGGCAGTCAGCTGAAGCGTGCCGGTATTGAAGATTGCAGTGTGGCGGGGATGCTGGAGCGGGAAACGGCCAAAACCGATTTCCGCGAGGTATACGCCACCATCGGGGACTGGCTGGGAACACGTCATCACCTGACCCCGGAAAATGGCTTCAGGAGGCAATCCTGGGCCTGA
- the clpP gene encoding ATP-dependent Clp endopeptidase proteolytic subunit ClpP translates to MNINNNEFRKYAIKHHGISSLVVDSYAKSHQVNSLTPYILEERQMNMTQMDVFSRLMADRIIFLGDPVNDYVANVITAQLLFLESSDRNRDIQMYINSPGGSVYAGLGIYDTMQIISPDVATICTGMAASFGAVLLVAGTKGKRTALKHARVMIHQPHGGAEGQTSDIEITAREFVKLKKELNEIIAGHAGQPVKKVEKDGDRDFWMTADEAKEYGIIDDVLQKNPKKQLDTPQ, encoded by the coding sequence ATGAACATTAATAATAACGAATTCAGAAAGTATGCGATTAAGCATCACGGGATCAGCAGCCTGGTAGTAGACAGCTACGCTAAGAGCCACCAGGTGAACAGTCTGACTCCGTATATCTTAGAGGAACGCCAGATGAACATGACACAGATGGACGTTTTTTCAAGATTGATGGCTGATCGTATTATTTTCCTCGGAGATCCGGTAAACGACTACGTAGCGAACGTTATCACTGCGCAGCTCCTGTTCCTGGAATCTTCAGACCGCAACCGTGATATTCAGATGTACATCAATAGCCCTGGTGGTAGCGTTTACGCCGGCCTGGGTATTTATGATACCATGCAGATCATTAGCCCGGATGTAGCAACTATCTGTACCGGTATGGCCGCCTCTTTCGGCGCTGTATTGCTGGTAGCTGGTACAAAAGGTAAACGTACTGCCCTGAAACACGCACGCGTAATGATTCACCAGCCACACGGCGGCGCTGAGGGTCAGACTTCTGACATCGAAATCACTGCCCGTGAGTTCGTGAAACTGAAAAAAGAACTCAATGAAATCATCGCTGGCCACGCAGGTCAACCGGTGAAAAAAGTGGAAAAAGACGGCGATCGTGACTTCTGGATGACCGCTGATGAAGCTAAAGAATATGGCATCATCGACGACGTACTGCAGAAAAATCCGAAAAAACAGCTGGATACTCCACAGTAA
- the tig gene encoding trigger factor has protein sequence MATVTRENIGLLNDKITVKVSAEDYLPNFDKAVKQFTKNANIPGFRKGMVPAGMVKKMHGAAIFSDEVLKSVEKELMGYIQTEKLELFGQPLSLEKEAKNLDFNQPADYSFDFEVGVKPSFEVTPLENNKTTLTKYKVAVTEEMVQDEVERLQLKGGKMTEPETIDSEDNVINVTFEESDAAGNVVEGGINKENALLVKYFTPAIQEQLKGKKAGDSIVFQLATSFDEQRLGWVLRDLGFAVDDKEAAQKFFKLAITKVGLIEKRELNEEFFKEVYPADNITTEEAFRAKLKEEIEKYWNSEAKNHMHNDLFEVLVHETPIELPKDFLKRWLQVGGEKPKTAEEAEKEFPGFDHQLRWTLISDKLIRDNKLEVSFDELKENAKQKVLGYYGGAAADGAEWLDSYLDRLLQDEKFVDQTYREMITQKVFDWAEAKVTIKEEEIKAEDFVNLPHNKHHHHEH, from the coding sequence ATGGCAACCGTTACCAGAGAAAACATTGGTTTATTGAACGATAAGATCACTGTGAAAGTGAGCGCGGAAGATTACCTTCCTAATTTTGACAAGGCAGTAAAGCAATTCACTAAGAATGCTAACATCCCAGGCTTCCGTAAAGGAATGGTTCCTGCAGGAATGGTTAAGAAGATGCACGGTGCTGCTATTTTCAGCGACGAAGTGTTGAAATCTGTAGAAAAAGAACTGATGGGCTATATCCAGACTGAGAAACTGGAACTGTTCGGTCAGCCACTGTCACTGGAGAAAGAAGCTAAAAACCTGGACTTCAATCAGCCAGCTGATTATTCTTTTGATTTCGAAGTAGGTGTTAAACCTTCTTTTGAAGTTACTCCACTGGAGAACAACAAAACTACCCTTACTAAATATAAAGTTGCTGTTACCGAAGAAATGGTACAGGACGAGGTTGAGCGTTTACAGCTGAAAGGCGGTAAAATGACTGAGCCGGAAACAATTGATTCTGAAGATAACGTAATAAACGTTACATTCGAAGAGTCTGATGCTGCCGGTAATGTAGTAGAAGGTGGTATCAACAAAGAAAACGCCCTGCTGGTGAAATACTTCACACCTGCTATCCAGGAACAGCTGAAAGGCAAAAAAGCCGGCGATTCTATCGTATTCCAACTGGCTACTTCTTTCGACGAACAGCGTCTGGGCTGGGTACTGAGAGACCTCGGCTTTGCTGTAGATGATAAAGAAGCTGCACAGAAATTCTTCAAACTGGCTATCACTAAAGTTGGTCTGATTGAAAAAAGAGAACTGAACGAAGAGTTCTTCAAAGAAGTTTATCCTGCGGATAACATCACTACAGAAGAGGCATTCCGTGCTAAACTGAAAGAAGAAATCGAAAAGTACTGGAATTCTGAGGCTAAGAACCACATGCACAACGATCTGTTCGAAGTACTGGTTCACGAAACACCAATTGAATTACCAAAAGATTTCCTGAAACGCTGGTTGCAGGTAGGTGGTGAAAAACCTAAAACTGCAGAAGAAGCTGAAAAAGAATTCCCTGGCTTCGACCATCAACTGCGCTGGACACTGATCAGTGACAAACTGATTCGCGATAATAAACTGGAAGTTTCTTTCGACGAACTGAAAGAAAACGCTAAACAAAAAGTTTTAGGTTACTACGGTGGCGCTGCTGCTGACGGTGCTGAGTGGCTGGATAGCTATCTGGACCGCCTGTTACAGGACGAGAAATTCGTAGACCAGACTTACCGCGAAATGATCACTCAGAAAGTGTTTGACTGGGCTGAAGCAAAGGTGACTATTAAAGAAGAGGAAATCAAAGCAGAGGATTTTGTTAATTTACCTCATAATAAACATCACCATCATGAACATTAA
- a CDS encoding helix-hairpin-helix domain-containing protein → MWNRLKAAVMHVSVKERIGIMVLSCMVVVCCLVHRIASCYLAPEETDSLRLKAAVAAFESQLKAYEKDSNAWPARKVYAEHADKQHFNAAISIPSALFYFDPNKMSIDKWQQLGLSNRTATGIMHYVEKGGRFRQPDDLRKIYGLHADLLARILPYVRIPHEITETYKRSDSARPVYRRKSFQVIDINTADTLVWQGLPGIGPGYAGRIVLFRERLGGFYSVEQVAETYGLADSVFKKIQPFLKIGDSSLKKMDLNLSDEKTLANHPYIRSKLAGMIIAYRSAHAGFKRVGELKSLPLVDDIIYRKIEHYIEMP, encoded by the coding sequence ATGTGGAATCGGCTGAAAGCAGCTGTAATGCACGTTTCTGTAAAAGAACGTATAGGCATTATGGTATTAAGTTGTATGGTAGTTGTTTGTTGTCTGGTTCACAGGATTGCCTCCTGTTACCTTGCGCCGGAAGAAACAGATAGTCTCCGGCTAAAAGCGGCTGTAGCGGCCTTTGAATCGCAGTTGAAAGCTTATGAAAAGGATAGTAATGCCTGGCCGGCAAGGAAGGTATATGCCGAACATGCTGACAAACAACACTTTAATGCTGCTATCAGTATACCATCCGCATTGTTTTATTTTGATCCGAACAAGATGAGTATAGACAAATGGCAACAGCTGGGGCTCAGTAACAGAACGGCCACCGGTATTATGCACTATGTTGAAAAAGGGGGCCGGTTCCGGCAGCCGGACGATCTGCGAAAGATATATGGTCTGCATGCAGATTTACTGGCCCGTATCTTACCTTATGTAAGGATTCCGCATGAAATAACGGAGACGTATAAACGTAGTGACAGTGCCAGGCCTGTTTACAGGCGTAAGTCTTTCCAGGTGATAGATATTAATACGGCAGATACGCTGGTCTGGCAGGGGCTGCCGGGGATAGGTCCGGGGTATGCAGGGCGCATTGTTCTTTTCAGAGAGCGGCTGGGTGGTTTTTATAGCGTGGAGCAGGTAGCCGAAACATACGGACTTGCGGACAGTGTATTCAAAAAAATCCAACCATTCCTGAAGATCGGTGATAGTTCTCTAAAAAAAATGGACCTCAACCTCTCAGATGAGAAGACTTTGGCAAATCATCCCTACATACGTTCGAAACTGGCAGGGATGATAATTGCGTATCGTAGTGCCCATGCGGGTTTCAAGCGGGTGGGTGAGTTGAAAAGCTTACCGTTGGTGGATGACATTATTTATCGTAAAATTGAACATTACATTGAAATGCCGTGA
- a CDS encoding sugar MFS transporter produces the protein MPVVSSTNDLKTAPVNDSGQSYTPALISLAVLYFMMGFITCLNDTLVPFFKKGFTLTYSQSSLVQFYFFLTYGIMSIPAGKIVTRTGYKKGMVLGFAIAAFGGLLFYPASVFHQYTLFLAALFVVAIGIVLLQVAANPYITVLGPSNTASARLALIQGVGSAGTTVAPLFGAHFILSRLAESNASSEAVRYPYLGIAALLLVIAIIVSRLSLPVISTTDTATDSSNKGLFSFRQLNFGIIGIFMYVGAEVSVGTFLTNYIVDLLHIPEQEANNYVAIYWGSMLVGRLIGAGLLRILKPAMVLSTCATAAIALIAISVSSTGLVAVYSMIGVGLCNAIMFATIFSLSVHGVGKHTTAASGLLSTAICGGAVISYLQGFMKDHYTWQVAFMIPVVCYLYILFYGLNGHKPRTA, from the coding sequence ATGCCAGTAGTTTCATCAACCAATGATCTAAAAACCGCTCCTGTAAATGATTCCGGGCAATCTTACACGCCTGCCCTGATATCACTGGCGGTACTGTATTTCATGATGGGTTTTATCACCTGCCTGAACGACACGCTGGTGCCATTTTTCAAGAAAGGCTTTACCCTCACCTATTCCCAGTCGTCGCTGGTCCAGTTTTATTTTTTTCTGACCTACGGCATCATGTCGATACCGGCAGGAAAAATAGTGACGCGTACCGGTTATAAAAAGGGTATGGTACTGGGTTTTGCGATAGCTGCATTTGGCGGGCTATTGTTTTACCCGGCATCCGTATTTCATCAGTATACGCTGTTCCTCGCTGCTTTGTTTGTTGTGGCTATCGGCATCGTATTGCTGCAGGTGGCTGCCAATCCGTATATCACGGTGCTGGGACCGTCAAATACAGCTTCTGCCCGACTGGCGCTGATACAGGGTGTAGGCTCTGCCGGAACAACAGTAGCTCCATTGTTTGGTGCACATTTTATTTTATCAAGATTAGCGGAATCGAATGCTTCCAGCGAAGCAGTAAGATATCCCTATCTCGGTATTGCCGCACTATTGCTGGTGATCGCCATTATTGTTTCTCGTTTATCCCTTCCCGTTATATCAACTACTGATACTGCCACTGACAGCAGCAATAAGGGTTTATTCTCTTTCAGGCAGCTGAATTTCGGCATTATAGGCATCTTCATGTATGTGGGTGCAGAAGTATCCGTAGGTACATTTCTCACCAACTATATCGTAGACCTGTTGCATATTCCGGAGCAGGAAGCGAATAACTACGTCGCTATCTACTGGGGATCTATGCTGGTAGGCAGATTGATCGGCGCGGGATTACTAAGAATATTGAAACCAGCCATGGTATTATCTACCTGCGCTACGGCAGCCATTGCACTGATTGCCATATCAGTAAGCAGTACTGGCCTGGTGGCGGTTTACAGCATGATAGGCGTAGGCTTGTGCAATGCCATTATGTTCGCTACAATATTCTCTTTGTCTGTACACGGCGTTGGCAAACACACGACGGCTGCATCAGGGTTATTATCTACCGCTATTTGCGGAGGTGCTGTAATCTCCTACCTGCAAGGGTTTATGAAAGACCATTACACCTGGCAGGTGGCGTTTATGATACCGGTAGTTTGCTATCTCTACATATTATTTTACGGACTGAATGGTCATAAACCCAGGACAGCATGA